A DNA window from Setaria viridis chromosome 2, Setaria_viridis_v4.0, whole genome shotgun sequence contains the following coding sequences:
- the LOC117846026 gene encoding pyruvate decarboxylase 2: METTIGSVDGHRAAASGAVACPAASAPGCPYLTSAPVSTPGDATLGRHLARRLVQVGVSDVLAVPGDFNLTLLDHLIAEPGLRLVGCCNELNAGYAADGYARARGVGACAVTFTVGGLSVLNAIAGAYSENLPVICIVGGPNSNDYGTNRILHHTIGLADFSQELRCFQPVTCHQAVVNNLDDAHEQIDRAISTALRESKPVYISVSCNLPGMPHPTFTRDPVPYFLAPRLSNQMGLEAAVEATVAFLDKAVKPVMVAGPKLRVAKAGEAFVELAEASGYAVAAMPSAKGLVPETLPRFLGTYWGAVSTAFCAEIVESADAYLFAGPIFNDYSSVGYSFLLKKDKAVVVQPDRVTVGNGPTFGCVMMRDFLSELGRRVRRNTTAYDNYRRIFVPEGQPAESEAGEPLRVNVLFKHIQRMLTPDSAVLAETGDSWFNCQKLRLPEGCGYEFQMQYGSIGWSVGALLGYAQGAAGKRVIACIGDGSFQVTAQDVSTMLRCEQNSIIFLINNGGYTIEVEIHDGPYNVIKNWNYTGLVDAIHNGEGKCWTAKVACEEELTAAIDTATGEKDCLCFIEVVAHKDDTSKELLEWGSRVSAANSRPPNPQ, encoded by the exons ATGGAGACCACCATCGGGTCCGTGGACGGCCACCGtgcagcggcgagcggcgccgtTGCCTGCCCTGCCGCGTCCGCGCCGGGCTGCCCCTACCTGACGTCGGCGCCGGTTTCCACCCCAGGGGACGCGACGCTGGGGCGCCACCTTGcccggcggctggtgcaggTGGGCGTGAGCGACGTGTTGGCCGTCCCCGGGGACTTCAACCTGACGCTGCTGGACCACCTGATCGCGGAGCCCGGGCTCCGGCTGGTGGGCTGCTGCAACGAGCTCAACGCCGGGTACGCCGCCGACGGGTacgcgcgcgcccgcggcgtTGGCGCCTGCGCCGTGACCTTCACCGTCGGCGGCCTCAGCGTGCTGaacgccatcgccggcgcctaCAGCGAGAACCTGCCGGTGATCTGCATCGTGGGCGGGCCCAACTCCAATGACTACGGCACCAACCGCATCCTCCACCACACCATCGGGCTCGCCGACTTCTCGCAGGAGCTGCGCTGCTTCCAGCCCGTCACCTGCCACCAGGCCGTCGTCAACAACCTCGACGACGCGCACGAGCAGATCGACAGGGCCATCTCCACCGCGCTCAGGGAGAGCAAGCCCGTCTACATCAGCGTCAGCTGCAACCTGCCGGGGATGCCGCACCCGACGTTCACGAGAGACCCAGTGCCATActtcctggcgccaag GCTGAGCAACCAGATGGGTTTGGAGGCCGCCGTCGAGGCCACCGTCGCGTTCCTTGACAAGGCCGTGAAGCCGGTGATGGTGGCCGGCCCCAAGCTCCGCGTGGCCAAGGCCGGCGAGGCCTTCGTCGAGctggcggaggcgagcgggtACGCGGTGGCGGCCATGCCGTCGGCCAAGGGCCTGGTGCCGGAGACGCTGCCGCGCTTCCTGGGCACCTACTGGGGCGCCGTGAGCACGGCCTTCTGCGCCGAGATCGTGGAGTCGGCGGACGCCTACCTGTTCGCGGGACCCATCTTCAACGACTACAGCTCGGTGGGCTACTCGTTCCTGCTGAAGAAGGacaaggcggtggtggtgcagcCGGACCGCGTCACCGTCGGCAACGGCCCCACCTTCGGGTGCGTGATGATGAGGGATTTCCTGTCGGAGCtggggcggcgcgtgcggcgcAACACCACCGCCTACGACAACTACCGGAGGATCTTCGTGCCGGAGGGGCAGCCGGCGGAGAGCGAGGCCGGCGAGCCCCTGCGCGTGAACGTCCTGTTCAAGCACATCCAGAGGATGCTGACGCCCGACAGCGCCGTCCTGGCCGAGACGGGAGACTCGTGGTTCAACTGCCAGAAGCTAAGGCTGCCGGAAGGATGCGG GTACGAGTTCCAGATGCAGTACGGCTCCATCGGCTGGTCGGTGGGGGCGCTGCTCGGCTACGCGCAGGGAGCCGCCGGCAAGAGGGTCATCGCCTGCATCGGCGACGGCAGCTTCCAG GTGACCGCCCAGGACGTGTCCACGATGCTCCGGTGCGAGCAGAAtagcatcatcttcctcatcaacAACGGCGGCTACACCATCGAGGTGGAGATCCACGACGGGCCCTACAACGTGATCAAGAACTGGAACTACACGGGGCTCGTGGACGCCATCCACAACGGCGAGGGCAAGTGCTGGACGGCCAAGGTGGCGTGCGAGGAGGAGCTCACGGCCGCCATCGACACGGCCACCGGGGAGAAGGACTGCCTCTGCTTCATCGAGGTGGTGGCGCACAAGGACGACACCAGCAAGGAGCTCCTCGAGTGGGGATCCAGGGTCTCCGCAGCAAACTCCAGGCCACCAAACCCGCAGTAG
- the LOC117845029 gene encoding uncharacterized protein, with the protein MALSAGDVPTMYTVLVNSLSADEAARRPAEAALAQCEARPGFCSCLLEIISARGLACRQDVRLLATVYFKNSINRYWRHRRDSYGISNEEKDHLRKNLLLNIREENSQIALQLAVLISKIARLDYPKEWPDLLSVLAQQLQSADVLASHRVFMVLFRTLKELSTKRLAVDQKNYAEITGHLFDYTWNLWKSDVQTILQNLSMLLQRNDRDSILEQSNDLILICDRWLLCLKIVRQLIFSGYASDSRTAQDVWQVREVCPAVLTAIKSLLPYYDSFKDKQAKLWDFAKRSCIKLMKVLVTLQGRHPYSFVHETVLPATVDFCLNMITNSEQAGTSFEEFLIQSMVLVKSVLECKEYRPSPTGRVINENAQPLSLEQRKKNFAAVASDMLKVVLPGDRVVLLCNILVRRYFIYTSKDLEEWSENPESFHHEQNLVQWTEKKRPCAEALFIVIFEKYRELLAPVVVSVLREAMAVSPPQETDVTAGMLLKDAAYTAAGHVYYELSNYLNFNEWFHGSLSIEVSNRHPNMRIIRRKIALLLGQWISEIKGDTRKLVYHALVGLLQDNDIAVRLAACSSLCYLFQESSFSELDLFECLPTCWTMSFKLIEDVQEFDSKVQVLNFISVLLEHAGDKIIPFASQLSQFFQMIWDESAGESLLQIQLLTALRTFVSSLGFQSPLSYHVLIPILQSGINIDSPDALNLLEDSVLLWEATLSNAPSILPQLLDLFPYLVGIMNRSFDHLEVAIKIIEDYTIFGGSEFLKRHGASLANIVDAIVGNVNDKGLLTALPVVDLLIQIFPLEAPPLISSALQKLIFISLSQDDGQNPSRTTVRASSGAILARLLVMNTNFSAQLLSESALLASIQQAGIAVNNNLLISLVDMWIDKVDDANAIQQKEYAMALSVVLTLHVPQVIDKLDDILSVCTTVIIGSREVKTDDDTSGDITSSSWIGNDGSGYSNTSSKELRKRQVKDSDPIKQASLENVLRENLKACAALHGDAAFNAAISRIHPSAFAQLQQALNTA; encoded by the exons ATGGCGCTCTCCGCCGGCGATGTGCCCACCATGTACACCGTCCTCGTCAACTCGCTCAgcgccgacgaggccgcgcgCCGGCCCGCGGAGGCAGCTCTCGCGCAGTGCGAGGCCCGCCCCGGCTTCTGCTCCTGCCTCCTG GAGATCATCTCCGCAAGGGGATTGGCTTGTCGCCAGGATGTCCGCCTGCTCGCCACGGTCTATTTTAAGAACAGCATCAACCGCTACTGGCGGCATCGCCGCGATTCCTA TGGAATTAGCAATGAGGAGAAGGACCACCTTCGGAAAAATCTCTTGCTAAATATCCGTGAGGAGAATAGCCAG ATTGCACTGCAGCTAGCTGTACTAATCTCCAAGATTGCTCGCTTGGATTACCCAAAAGAGTG GCCAGACCTTCTCTCTGTATTGGCACAACAACTGCAGTCTGCCGATGTTCTTGCTTCACATCGTGTCTTTATGGTCCTGTTTCGAACTTTAAAGGAGCTTTCAACTAAACGGCTTGCTGTGGATCAGAAGAATTATGCAGAG ATCACTGGCCACTTGTTTGACTACACATGGAACCTTTGGAAGAGCGATGTGCAGACTATATTACAGAATCTTTCTATGCTCTTGCAGCGAAATGACAGAGATTCCATTTTGGAGCAATCAAATGACCTTATTTTGATATGTGACCGTTGGTTGCTCTGCTTAAAGATTGTCCGACAATTAATTTTTTCAGGCTATGCTAGTGACTCGAGAACTGCACAG GATGTCTGGCAGGTCAGGGAAGTTTGTCCAGCAGTTTTGACAGCCATTAAATCCCTTCTTCCATATT ATGACTCCTTTAAAGACAAGCAAGCTAAACTATGGGACTTTGCAAAAAGATCATGCATTAAGTTGATGAAAGTCCTTGTTACCTTGCAAGGCAGACATCCATATTCTTTTGTTCACGAAACTGTGCTTCCAGCTACAGTTGACTTCTGCTTAAACATGATTACAAATTCTGAACAGGCTGGCACATCTTTTGAGGAGTTTCTTATACAAAGCATGGTTTTGGTTAAATCAGTATTGGAGTGCAAAGAATACAGACCAAGTCCCACAGGGCGGGTGATCAATGAAAATGCACAGCCTTTAAGTCTGgagcaaaggaagaaaaacttTGCTGCAGTGGCTAGTGACATGCTGAAGGTCGTTTTACCTGGTGACCGAGTCGTGTTGCTTTGCAACATTTTAGTAAGGAG ATACTTCATTTACACATCAAAAGATTTGGAAGAGTGGTCAGAGAATCCTGAGTCCTTTCACCATGAGCAGAATTTGGTTCAGTGGACCGAGAAAAAACGGCCATGTGCTGAAGCCCTGTTCATTGTTATCTTCGAGAAGTATCGAGAG CTACTAGCTCCAGTAGTTGTTTCTGTTCTTCGTGAAGCTATGGCTGTTTCTCCACCACAAGAGACTGATGTTACTGCTGGAATGCTTTTAAAGGATGCCGCATATACTGCTGCTGGGCATGTTTATTATGAACTTTCAAACTACCTCAATTTTAATGAATG GTTCCATGGATCTCTATCTATTGAAGTTTCAAATCGTCACCCCAATATGCGTATCATTCGTAGGAAAATTGCATTGCTACTTGGGCAATGGATTTCTGAG ATCAAGGGTGACACTCGGAAATTGGTCTACCACGCTTTGGTTGGATTGCTGCAGGATAATGATATAGCTGTTAGG CTAGCAGCATGCTCTTCTCTGTGCTATCTTTTTCAAGAATCCAGTTTTTCTGAACTAGATTTGTTTGAGTGTCTTCCCACATGTTGGACAATGAGTTTCAAGTTGATAGAAGACGTTCAAGAATTTGATTCAAAG GTGCAAGTGTTGAACTTCATTTCAGTTCTTCTTGAACATGCTGGAGACAAGATTATTCCATTTGCGAGTCAACTATCACAATTTTTCCAGATG ATATGGGACGAATCTGCGGGTGAAAGCTTGCTACAGATTCAATTGCTAACAGCTCTGAGAACTTTTGTTTCTTCGCTTGGATTCCAGTCACCTCTTTCTTACCACGTGCTTATTCCTATCCTCCAAAGTGGTATTAATATTGACAGCCCTGATGCTCTTAATCTTCTTGAGGACAGTGTTCTG TTATGGGAAGCAACGCTTTCAAATGCCCCTTCCATTTTACCTCAACTTCTGGATTTATTCCCTTACCTTGTGGGCATCATGAATAGAAGCTTTGACCATCTGGAG GTTGCAATCAAAATAATTGAGGACTACACAATTTTTGGTGGATCAGAATTTTTGAAAAGACATGGTGCAAGTCTAGCGAACATCGTTGATGCTATTGTTGGAAATGTCAATGACAAAGGACTTCTCACTGCACTTCCTGTTGTTGATCTTCTTATTCAG ATCTTTCCTCTGGAAGCTCCACCATTGATATCCAGTGCTCTTCAG AAACTTATCTTCATATCGTTGAGTCAAGATGATGGGCAAAACCCGTCAAGGACAACTGTCCGTGCATCCTCTGGAGCGATTCTTGCCAGGCTTCTGGTGATGAACACGAACTTTTCAGCACAACTATTATCAGAGTCTGCGCTTTTGGCAAGCATCCAACAAGCAGGGATTGCTGTGAACAATAATCTGCTTATTTCTCTAGTAGATATGTGGATCGATAAG GTAGATGATGCGAATGCTATACAGCAGAAGGAATACGCAATGGCTCTTTCAGTAGTTCTGACCTTACACGTACCGCAGGTCATCGACAAACTTGATGACATATTAAG TGTATGCACTACTGTCATTATAGGAAGCCGTGAAGTAAAGACTGACGATGATACTAG TGGTGATATCACAAGCTCTTCCTGGATAGGCAATGATGGTTCAGGTTATTCCAATACTTCAAGCAAAGAGTTGAGAAAGCGCCAA GTAAAGGACTCAGATCCTATCAAACAAGCATCGCTGGAGAACGTGCTAAGAGAGAACTTGAAAGCATGTGCAGCTCTCCACGGGGATGCAGCGTTCAATGCTGCCATCAGCAGGATCCATCCATCAGCATTCGCTCAGCTCCAGCAGGCCCTGAATACTGCATAA